The Halomonas sp. HAL1 genome segment GGCGCTGCTTCCGCAAGGCGTATCACTACGCTGGGAGGGCATTGAAACCACGGCTATCGCCAAACCTATCCATTATCGCGTTCAAGTGGAGCGCAGCTCGGGTAGCCAGGAAACATATCTCGTTGAAACGCTCAATCGTCATCATCAGGACCATGTGGGCGAGGCGCAATTTTCGCCCTGTGGCTGGCTGCGGCTGACCTCGCCTCAGGGCGACGTCAGTGAAACAATCGTCGAGACCGACTATGAAGCGCTGTTTCAAGCCGCGATGGCAACGCTCTCTTCAACCCCGTGGCAGCCAGCATCGCCTTACTTTGAAGAACTCAATTTTACGGTACATTTGCCGAGCAGTGACCGCCGCTTAGCCTGGGATGACGAACATATCAGCCTTGCTGAGGCGCTCCATGAAGAACTCTATTTTTCTACCCTGGAGTATTTCCAGCACCGCGCGGGCTTAGCGCTAGGTGACCGTTCGATTCAGCCAGGGCAGATTGTGCCGGAGATATCCTCCCAGGGTGAAAGCGCCTATTTGAAAGTCAGCCTTCGCTCTTTAGATACTTTGCAGGCACAGCGTGACGAGATGACCGAGCTGGGCTCTGCCCAGCAGGCCATCGGCACTGATCAGATTAAGCAATTATTGGCGGCGCTTGGTGGCCAGTCGCTGTATGCCACCACCCGAGCGGGCAGAGTGCTGGAAGCTCGCTATGTGGAGGGTAGCGATCGCGCCGTCATCATCAGTGCGGGGCAGCACGCCAACGAAACATCCGGCGTCGTTGGAGCACTGCGCGCGGCGCAAGCGCTAAGTGAGCAGCCTCAGGCACACTATGTTATTTCTCCTTTAGAGAACCCCGACGGCTACGCGCTGCAGAGCCGACTTGTCGCCACTCAACCGCGCCACATGCACCACGCTGCGCGCTATACGGCTTTTGGTAATGACCTGCAGAGTCAGCCGCTAGGCCAACCGTTTGAGCACGCCATCCGTGAACAGGCATTCGCGACCAGCGGCGCCGGGCTGCATGTCAATCTTCACGGTTACCCCGCCCACGAGTGGACACGACCGCTGAACGGCTACGTACCCCGTGGCTTTGAGATGTGGACGATTCCAAAGGGTTTCTTTTTGATTCTCCGCCATCAGCCGGGTTGGGAAACGGCGGCTGAGCAATTGGTGGAAGCCGTTACCCACCAGCTTGCGCAAGTGCCTGGGCTAGTCGAGTTTAATGCTGCGCAAATTGCGTTATTTGAGACCCATGCGGGAGCGTTAACCTTCCCGATGTTGAATGGCTTCCCCTACCTAATCTCGGAAGACGCCGATCAATTAACGTCGCTAATGTTGATTACCGAATACCCCGACGAGACCTTAACTGGTGAAGCGTTTGTGCAGGCTCATGCGGCGCAAATGGCAACGGTGGTGGCAGCCTATAACGCCTTTCAAACGCTCTCATTGGATAGTTAATCTCAATGACGGCAAAACGTTCGCACTGTTACAATGGATAAATGAACAGTGCTTTCGATACGCCTACCGCCTCGCTCGATGATCCCTACTATTACCTGACGAACTTTCGCTTCGTTTTGGCTTGGGTCGGGGAACGCCATGCTGATCTGCTTACTGCAGACGAGCTTACTTTTCTTGAGCAGTTCGAACGGTTACCCCAGGCCTCTCAAGCACTGCTGGTGCGCATGGTCATGCGTAAAGGTGAGCTGTTTAGACTCAGCAAATTAAGCTATGCCGAGGTGGGTGACAGCGCTGAGGCAATAGCGCCATTGATCGCGCTGGACTGGGTCGATAACGATCCGGCGCTTAGCGTCGATGAGCTATTTAACCAGCTGCGCCTCGCCGAACTTCGCCACATGTTAGCCGATGAGATACGTGCCGCTGGGCTTAGCATGTCTAGCGCTAAAGCGGTGCTCTACGACACCTTAACGAGCCAACTGACACACACCGCACCCTTACAAGCATGGTGGCCTGATGCCAGCGATCAAATCGTGCGTCTCAAGGTAATGGAGACCTGCGACCGGCTGCGGCTGATGTTCTTTGGCAACCTGCGACAGGACTGGGCGGAGTTCGTGTTGACCGAGCTGGGGCTGCAACGCTTTGAGACGGTGTCTTTTACGCCGCACTCTCGCGCCTTCCAATCGCGTCAGGAAGTGGATACCTACTTAGCGCTCCATCAACTGCGTCAACGTCTTGATGCAGGAGAATTGCCCCCTGATCTACATATTGAGGTGCCGCCGCGCGCGGATAACCGTTGGCTCGCTACGCGGCGTGCACGGTTGCTGCTGCAGTTGGGCCGAGAGGCAGAGCGTAGCGGAGATGCAGCGCTGGCGCTGACGCTTTATCGCGACTCTAACAGCAGCGAAGCGCGGATACGCCAGCTTCGGGTGTTGGAAAGGCAGGGCGAGCATCGGGTTGCCTTTGAATTGGCGAGCAAGGCACTTAATAGCAGCCCCAATGAGACAGAGCACCAAGCGCTGGCGCGGCTGCTGCCACGCTTGCAGCGGCGGCTTAAACTGCCTGCTTCGCCGAGTGACCCGGAGCCCGCCCATGAGCGTTGGGACTTGCAATTACCGGGGCCGCAAAGCGTTGAGCGCGCCGTAGCTCAAACCCTTAGCGAGCCCCAGGCACCCGTCTGCTATGTGGAGAACAGCCTGATCACGGGGCTGTTTGGTTTGCTCTGTTGGCCGGCGATTTTTGCTCCACTGCCGGGCGCTTTCTTCCACCCTTTTCATAATGGCCCAGCGGATTTGTATCGCGACGATTTTGTGGCGCGTCGGCGTGATCTTTTCGATGCATGCCTAGGGAGCTTGGAAGACGGCAGCTACCGCGAAGTCATTCAGACGACTTGGCGCGAGAAAGCGGGCCTTTCATCGCCGTTTGTTCACTGGGCAATCGTTGATGAAGCGCTCATTGAGCTCGCACTGGCATGTATCCCACCTGAGCACCTTCGACACTGTTTTGAGCGGCTGCTGGGCGATTTGAAAGCCAACCGGGCAGGGCTGCCGGATTTGATTCAGTTTATGCCTGACGCGCCAGCTGGCGAACCGCGCTACCGGATGATCGA includes the following:
- a CDS encoding VRR-NUC domain-containing protein, which codes for MNSAFDTPTASLDDPYYYLTNFRFVLAWVGERHADLLTADELTFLEQFERLPQASQALLVRMVMRKGELFRLSKLSYAEVGDSAEAIAPLIALDWVDNDPALSVDELFNQLRLAELRHMLADEIRAAGLSMSSAKAVLYDTLTSQLTHTAPLQAWWPDASDQIVRLKVMETCDRLRLMFFGNLRQDWAEFVLTELGLQRFETVSFTPHSRAFQSRQEVDTYLALHQLRQRLDAGELPPDLHIEVPPRADNRWLATRRARLLLQLGREAERSGDAALALTLYRDSNSSEARIRQLRVLERQGEHRVAFELASKALNSSPNETEHQALARLLPRLQRRLKLPASPSDPEPAHERWDLQLPGPQSVERAVAQTLSEPQAPVCYVENSLITGLFGLLCWPAIFAPLPGAFFHPFHNGPADLYRDDFVARRRDLFDACLGSLEDGSYREVIQTTWREKAGLSSPFVHWAIVDEALIELALACIPPEHLRHCFERLLGDLKANRAGLPDLIQFMPDAPAGEPRYRMIEVKGPGDRLQDNQRRWLTFFHRHEMPVAVCYVRWTASDEFEV